One genomic segment of Prochlorococcus marinus str. MIT 0919 includes these proteins:
- the pdhA gene encoding pyruvate dehydrogenase (acetyl-transferring) E1 component subunit alpha, whose protein sequence is MENASLTSHQESKRLQHEGEHAERLSLLKQGESANLDRSTGLRLFKDMTLGRRFEDKCAEMYYRGKMFGFVHLYNGQEAVSSGVIGAMKLRHDWFCSTYRDHVHALSAGVPAKEVMSELFGKETGCSKGRGGSMHLFSKEHHLLGGYAFIGEGIPVALGAAFSSKYKKEVFSDQTSDSVTAAFFGDGTCNNGQFFECLNMAQLWKLPIIFVVENNKWAIGMAHDRATSDPEIWRKADAFGMAGEEVDGMNVLAVRGAAIRALKRARSGEGPSLIECLTYRFRGHSLADPDELRSEEEKDFWAKRDPIKTLSQELISKDLVKENELKSIEKEIDKEINDAVEYALSSKDPDPNELTKYIWAD, encoded by the coding sequence ATGGAAAATGCTTCCTTGACCAGTCATCAAGAGTCAAAAAGACTTCAGCATGAAGGGGAACACGCTGAGCGCCTTAGCTTGCTAAAGCAAGGCGAGTCAGCAAACCTTGACCGTAGTACCGGTTTAAGGCTTTTTAAAGACATGACATTAGGGAGAAGATTTGAGGATAAATGTGCAGAAATGTATTACCGAGGCAAAATGTTTGGATTTGTACACCTTTATAACGGGCAAGAAGCTGTCAGTTCAGGTGTCATTGGAGCAATGAAGCTTAGGCATGATTGGTTTTGCAGCACATATCGTGATCATGTTCATGCTTTAAGTGCTGGAGTTCCTGCAAAAGAAGTAATGAGTGAGTTGTTTGGTAAAGAAACAGGATGCAGCAAAGGTAGAGGAGGATCAATGCACCTCTTTTCAAAAGAGCATCATTTGCTTGGAGGGTATGCATTCATTGGCGAAGGTATACCAGTTGCTCTAGGAGCAGCTTTTAGCAGTAAATACAAAAAAGAAGTTTTTTCAGATCAAACTAGTGACTCTGTAACTGCTGCCTTCTTTGGAGATGGGACTTGCAATAATGGTCAATTCTTCGAATGCTTGAATATGGCTCAACTATGGAAACTGCCAATAATTTTCGTTGTTGAAAACAACAAATGGGCTATAGGAATGGCGCATGATCGAGCCACAAGCGACCCCGAAATCTGGCGAAAAGCAGATGCTTTTGGGATGGCTGGAGAAGAAGTTGACGGCATGAATGTTCTTGCTGTTAGAGGAGCAGCCATAAGAGCTTTAAAGAGAGCAAGATCAGGAGAAGGGCCTAGCTTGATTGAATGCCTTACATACAGATTTAGAGGTCACTCTCTAGCTGACCCAGATGAACTTAGATCAGAAGAAGAGAAAGATTTCTGGGCCAAAAGAGATCCTATAAAAACCCTTTCACAGGAATTGATATCGAAAGATCTGGTTAAAGAAAATGAGCTAAAAAGTATTGAAAAAGAAATTGATAAAGAAATAAACGATGCTGTTGAATATGCTCTTAGCTCTAAAGACCCCGACCCCAACGAACTCACAAAATATATCTGGGCAGATTAA
- a CDS encoding ARC6/PARC6 family protein, producing MELPIDHFRILGVSPSASAEEVLRFFQLRLDRIPHPGFTPEVMAQRSELLRLSADLLCEQKQREEYEKALLNGALGLELSFNREVAGLILLWEGGVAYEAFKLSKKALNPPQTPALGSGREADLALVAALSCKDASLQEQEQRHYASAAELLQEGIQLLQRMGKLPEQRKILERDLERLLPYRILDLLSRDLSDGKAHQEGIELLDNFVLKRGGIEGRNISNSSVELTQNEFELFFQQIRMFLTAQEQVDLFLHWQRRGSADAGFLGAIALVASGFYWRKPEVLQKAKKQLNALNHQGFDAMPLLGCIELLLADVNQAAERFKSSPDKGLKDWLNAYPGEQLAALCHYCRNWLQTDVLLGFRDIEIDAVDLEAWFADRDVQEYVEKIERRGALGIARAGFSFLSGFSPDKNDQSRDSSKELTSQDALTLKSQNSSDLVFNEIPPVDELDKEESTYKRNSFKELILLFENSISRLQLYKLFTYKQTSNNNFFIGIIAFLILFSSGTLIGWQFIRNQSSPKVTVNSSDDPTSKNFDTKEPEQLNLRTKKEDQLGSKSKEELSEIIVNDFDLLIKEVPSKDDIQQLIEAWLSGKAQILSGAENLNLDKVARPSLVKIVREQREKDISLGQSQIIYAAIRSLEIEDQTEKRISVKAILSYRDQRINSSGQIVSETSIPSLKLKYVLGRDKNQWQLLDFSSST from the coding sequence TTGGAACTTCCAATAGATCATTTTCGCATACTTGGAGTTAGCCCATCTGCAAGTGCAGAGGAGGTTCTTAGGTTCTTTCAGTTGAGGTTGGACCGTATACCTCATCCAGGATTTACACCTGAAGTAATGGCTCAACGCTCTGAGCTTTTGCGATTGTCTGCTGACTTGCTTTGCGAACAAAAGCAACGTGAGGAATATGAAAAGGCACTTCTCAATGGTGCTTTAGGACTTGAACTGTCTTTTAATCGTGAAGTTGCAGGTTTAATACTTTTATGGGAAGGAGGGGTTGCATATGAAGCTTTTAAACTTTCCAAAAAGGCGCTTAATCCTCCTCAAACCCCTGCATTAGGAAGTGGCAGAGAAGCAGATTTAGCCTTGGTTGCAGCTTTGTCTTGTAAAGATGCGTCTTTACAAGAACAAGAACAAAGACATTACGCCTCCGCTGCAGAACTTTTGCAAGAAGGTATCCAATTACTTCAAAGGATGGGAAAGCTTCCTGAACAAAGGAAAATACTTGAAAGAGATTTAGAGAGACTTCTTCCTTATCGAATACTTGATTTGTTGAGCAGGGATTTATCTGATGGCAAAGCGCATCAAGAGGGAATTGAATTGCTTGATAATTTTGTTCTTAAAAGAGGAGGGATAGAAGGTCGAAATATATCTAATTCTTCTGTTGAATTAACCCAAAACGAGTTTGAACTATTTTTTCAGCAAATAAGAATGTTTTTAACTGCTCAGGAACAGGTTGATTTGTTCTTGCATTGGCAAAGAAGAGGGTCTGCAGATGCTGGTTTTCTTGGAGCAATAGCCCTAGTAGCATCTGGTTTTTATTGGAGAAAACCTGAGGTTCTACAAAAAGCTAAGAAACAATTGAATGCTTTGAATCATCAAGGATTTGATGCAATGCCTTTACTTGGTTGCATAGAGCTTCTTTTGGCGGATGTTAATCAAGCAGCAGAACGTTTTAAAAGTAGCCCTGATAAAGGTTTGAAAGATTGGTTAAATGCATACCCTGGTGAGCAATTGGCGGCTTTATGTCATTACTGCAGGAATTGGCTTCAAACGGATGTTTTGCTTGGGTTTAGGGATATTGAAATTGATGCTGTCGATTTAGAAGCTTGGTTTGCAGATCGGGATGTGCAGGAGTATGTGGAGAAAATTGAACGCAGAGGTGCTTTAGGTATAGCCAGGGCAGGTTTCTCTTTCCTTTCAGGGTTTTCCCCTGATAAGAATGATCAATCAAGAGATTCATCTAAAGAGTTGACTAGTCAAGATGCTCTTACTCTCAAATCACAAAATTCAAGTGACCTTGTTTTTAATGAAATACCCCCTGTTGATGAGCTGGATAAAGAAGAGTCTACTTATAAAAGAAATTCTTTTAAAGAATTAATCCTTTTATTTGAAAACAGTATTAGTAGGTTGCAACTTTATAAATTATTTACCTATAAACAAACTAGTAATAATAATTTTTTTATAGGGATTATTGCCTTTTTGATTTTATTCTCATCAGGAACATTAATAGGCTGGCAATTCATTAGGAATCAATCCTCCCCAAAGGTGACTGTTAATAGTTCTGATGATCCAACCTCCAAAAATTTTGATACTAAGGAACCAGAGCAATTGAATTTGAGAACCAAGAAAGAAGATCAATTAGGTTCTAAATCAAAAGAAGAATTATCGGAAATAATTGTTAATGATTTCGATTTATTGATTAAAGAAGTCCCTTCAAAAGATGATATTCAACAATTGATTGAGGCATGGCTTTCAGGAAAAGCACAAATTCTGTCTGGAGCGGAAAATCTAAATTTAGATAAAGTAGCCAGGCCTTCATTGGTTAAAATAGTTAGAGAACAGAGGGAGAAAGATATTTCTCTTGGTCAAAGTCAGATTATCTATGCAGCTATAAGATCTCTAGAAATAGAAGATCAAACAGAAAAGAGGATTTCCGTAAAAGCAATTCTCTCTTATAGGGACCAAAGGATTAATTCTTCGGGTCAAATAGTCTCGGAAACTAGCATCCCATCATTAAAGCTTAAATATGTTTTAGGGAGAGATAAGAATCAATGGCAATTGCTTGACTTTTCAAGTAGTACTTGA
- a CDS encoding Bax inhibitor-1 family protein, with translation MPASSNFQQAIREAQSSALVGPNVVNKALPYVGGGMVLTALGVISGLSLLVSNPALFQPLALVAFIAEIVLFFMATSAANNANNSKALPLLTAFSVLTGFTLSGIVFIAIGTAGIGSVGTAAFATGITFVVASSVGSRMSDNVGQALSGVVGLGLIGLIVAMVVQLIGGFFAPGMFGGSGFELMIAGFGTVLFVGMSFVDFYTMPRRYNDEQYLAGALGMYLTYINLFVFILRLIIALQGGGRRD, from the coding sequence ATGCCAGCAAGTAGCAATTTCCAACAGGCAATTCGTGAAGCACAATCTAGTGCTTTGGTTGGACCTAACGTTGTAAATAAGGCTTTGCCTTACGTAGGCGGGGGGATGGTTCTCACCGCTTTAGGAGTAATTAGCGGCCTTTCTCTTTTGGTCTCTAATCCTGCACTTTTTCAGCCATTAGCTCTTGTGGCTTTTATTGCTGAAATTGTTTTGTTTTTTATGGCCACTAGTGCTGCAAATAACGCAAACAATAGCAAGGCTTTACCTCTCCTCACTGCTTTTAGCGTATTAACTGGTTTTACTTTAAGTGGAATTGTTTTCATTGCTATTGGCACCGCAGGTATTGGTTCGGTAGGTACAGCAGCCTTTGCAACTGGTATTACTTTTGTTGTCGCATCTTCCGTTGGCAGTCGCATGAGCGACAATGTTGGCCAAGCCTTGTCAGGAGTTGTTGGACTGGGTCTTATTGGTTTAATAGTCGCAATGGTTGTTCAACTTATAGGAGGCTTTTTCGCACCAGGAATGTTTGGAGGGAGTGGATTTGAATTGATGATTGCTGGATTTGGGACAGTTCTTTTTGTAGGGATGTCTTTTGTTGATTTTTATACAATGCCTCGAAGATATAATGATGAGCAATATCTTGCAGGCGCTTTAGGTATGTATTTAACTTATATAAACTTGTTTGTTTTCATTTTACGTTTGATTATTGCATTACAGGGTGGAGGACGCAGAGATTGA
- the rpsP gene encoding 30S ribosomal protein S16 codes for MIKLRLKRFGKKREASFRLVACNSTSRRDGRPLEELGFYNPRTKETRLDTEALRLRLSQGAQPTDAVRSLLEKGGLIEKTIRPAETAGKANQALERKKAAKKSVEEKKEQPESSVEDNSGANNSEG; via the coding sequence ATGATCAAGCTCCGCCTGAAGCGGTTTGGTAAAAAAAGGGAAGCAAGCTTCCGTCTGGTTGCCTGTAATAGCACGTCTCGCAGAGACGGCAGGCCCCTTGAGGAACTAGGTTTTTACAATCCACGCACAAAAGAAACCAGATTAGATACTGAGGCACTTAGGCTTAGGCTTAGCCAAGGAGCTCAACCAACAGATGCGGTGAGATCGCTTTTGGAAAAAGGGGGTCTGATAGAAAAAACCATTCGTCCTGCTGAGACGGCTGGTAAGGCTAATCAGGCTTTAGAAAGAAAAAAAGCCGCCAAAAAATCTGTAGAAGAAAAGAAAGAACAACCAGAATCTTCTGTAGAAGATAACTCAGGAGCTAACAATTCCGAAGGTTAA
- the era gene encoding GTPase Era: MSSLEPTLKGYRSGFVGLIGRPNVGKSTLVNQLVGEKVCITSPVAQTTRNRLRAILTTPKAQLVLVDTPGIHKPHHLLGQRLVQSSRKSIGEVDSILLIFEGCHRPGKGDVFVVDLLKAQDKPVLIVLNKWDLLLPKTAQKRKEEYQNLFEKLDWPIFCCSAINGDGCEDLIDEISNILPISPKLYPADMVSDQPEEILLGELIREQILFHTREEVPHSVAVKIERMEERPSKEFKKSKQNRHTLILATVFVERKSQKGILIGKGGAMLKKIGQGARIQMQVLISGPVYLELFVKVVPNWRSKPSSLADLGYKGD, from the coding sequence ATGTCTTCACTCGAGCCCACCTTAAAGGGTTATCGATCTGGATTTGTGGGTTTAATTGGTAGACCAAATGTGGGCAAATCAACCTTGGTTAATCAATTGGTTGGCGAGAAGGTTTGCATTACTTCCCCTGTTGCCCAAACTACTCGAAATCGATTGCGGGCTATCCTTACTACTCCAAAGGCGCAATTAGTTTTAGTTGATACTCCTGGTATTCATAAGCCCCATCACTTGCTAGGTCAACGCTTGGTTCAGTCTTCTAGAAAATCAATTGGCGAAGTAGATAGTATTCTTCTTATCTTTGAAGGCTGTCATCGACCTGGGAAAGGTGATGTTTTTGTAGTTGACTTATTGAAAGCCCAAGACAAGCCAGTGTTAATTGTATTGAATAAGTGGGATCTACTTTTACCTAAAACAGCGCAAAAGCGAAAGGAAGAATATCAAAACTTGTTTGAAAAATTGGATTGGCCTATTTTTTGTTGCAGCGCAATTAATGGAGATGGTTGTGAAGATTTAATAGATGAGATTTCTAATATTTTGCCTATCAGCCCCAAACTCTACCCGGCTGATATGGTTTCGGATCAGCCGGAAGAGATCTTATTAGGTGAATTAATCCGGGAACAAATTTTGTTCCATACAAGAGAAGAGGTTCCACATAGCGTTGCTGTAAAAATTGAAAGAATGGAAGAAAGACCCTCAAAAGAATTTAAAAAATCCAAACAAAATAGGCATACTTTAATACTTGCAACTGTTTTCGTTGAGAGAAAAAGTCAAAAGGGAATTTTGATAGGTAAAGGGGGCGCAATGTTAAAGAAAATTGGACAAGGAGCAAGGATTCAAATGCAAGTTTTGATAAGTGGACCTGTATACCTTGAATTATTTGTGAAAGTAGTTCCTAATTGGCGCAGCAAGCCAAGTAGCTTGGCAGATTTAGGTTATAAAGGGGATTGA
- a CDS encoding PhoH family protein, producing the protein MSEVASKGRFSIDLPDTDSAIALAGAGQRTLHRLEAITGASIVLRGLQLEISGLSNQLERAAALVELVRPIWQEGQSVSSVDLQVALTSLDKGRKDDYALLAENVLAKTQTGHLLRPRTLRQKEYLEAMTNHDLTFALGPAGTGKTFLAAVLAVRMLTERQIKRIVLTRPAVEAGERLGFLPGDLQQKVDPYLRPLYDSLHTLLGLEKTTSFLEKGVIEVAPLAYMRGRTLEDAFVILDEAQNTTSAQMRMVLTRLGENSRMVVTGDITQIDLPGSQQSGLIEAVKVLGQVKGISICRLTSADIVRHPLVQSIVDAYARKKDDSDIRTT; encoded by the coding sequence ATGTCTGAAGTAGCGTCCAAAGGACGTTTTTCAATTGATTTACCTGATACTGATTCTGCAATTGCGCTTGCTGGTGCTGGGCAGAGGACTCTCCATCGACTAGAAGCTATTACAGGCGCCTCTATAGTTCTTAGAGGTCTTCAACTGGAAATAAGTGGACTTTCAAATCAACTAGAAAGAGCAGCTGCTTTAGTTGAGTTGGTTCGTCCTATTTGGCAAGAAGGCCAATCAGTATCATCTGTTGATTTGCAGGTTGCTCTGACATCGCTTGATAAAGGTAGAAAAGATGATTACGCATTGTTAGCTGAAAATGTTCTTGCCAAGACTCAGACGGGACACCTTTTAAGGCCAAGAACTCTTAGGCAAAAGGAATATTTAGAGGCAATGACGAACCATGATCTGACTTTTGCGTTGGGACCAGCGGGAACAGGCAAAACTTTTCTTGCGGCTGTTCTTGCTGTTCGAATGTTGACTGAAAGACAAATAAAAAGGATAGTTCTTACTAGACCAGCTGTAGAAGCGGGGGAGCGGCTAGGCTTCTTGCCTGGAGATCTTCAACAAAAAGTTGATCCCTATTTAAGACCTCTCTATGATTCTTTGCACACTTTGCTAGGTCTAGAAAAAACAACTTCTTTCCTTGAAAAAGGTGTAATAGAGGTGGCTCCATTGGCCTATATGCGAGGAAGGACTCTTGAAGATGCTTTCGTAATTCTTGACGAGGCTCAAAATACAACATCAGCACAGATGAGAATGGTTCTTACGCGGTTGGGAGAGAATTCAAGAATGGTTGTTACTGGAGATATAACTCAAATAGATCTCCCAGGAAGCCAGCAGAGTGGATTAATTGAAGCTGTAAAAGTTTTGGGGCAAGTCAAAGGAATTTCTATTTGCAGACTTACTTCAGCAGATATTGTTCGCCATCCCCTTGTTCAAAGTATTGTTGATGCATATGCCAGAAAGAAAGACGATAGTGACATCCGCACAACATAA
- the ffh gene encoding signal recognition particle protein, which produces MFDDLSASFEDAIKSLRGENKISEDNISIALKQVRRALLEADVSLAVVKDFVEEVRQKAVGEEVVRGVKPGQKFIDVVHQQLVEIMGGANAPLANVQDKTTVILMAGLQGAGKTTATAKLALHLKDKGRKSLMVAADVYRPAAIDQLIALGKQIKVDVFSLGKDSKPEEIASSALEKASKEGFDTLIVDTAGRLQIDTDMMDEMVRIRTAVEPDEVLLVVDSMIGQEAADLTRSFHEKVGITGAVLTKLDGDSRGGAALSIRKVSGQPIKFIGTGEKVEALQPFHPERMASRILGMGDVLTLVEKAQKEVEIADAEQMQKKFQEATFDFSDFVKQMRLIKRMGSLGGLMKMIPGMNKIDDGMIKSGEDQLKRIEAMVGSMTPAERNKPELLAAQPSRRRRVALGSGHSPGDVDKVLNDFQKMRGLMKQMATGGGIPGMGGFPGVGGPGSGMPPNQFPGRSGKGSAGSSPRRQRPHKKKKGFGDL; this is translated from the coding sequence ATGTTTGATGACCTTTCTGCCAGCTTTGAAGATGCAATAAAAAGCCTTAGAGGGGAAAATAAAATAAGTGAAGACAATATAAGTATTGCTTTAAAGCAAGTTAGGAGAGCCTTGCTTGAGGCAGATGTAAGCCTCGCAGTTGTAAAGGATTTTGTAGAAGAAGTTCGTCAAAAAGCTGTGGGAGAAGAAGTTGTTAGGGGGGTCAAGCCAGGACAAAAATTTATAGATGTTGTTCATCAGCAGTTGGTTGAGATTATGGGAGGAGCCAATGCTCCGCTAGCGAATGTTCAAGATAAAACAACAGTTATTTTGATGGCGGGTTTGCAAGGAGCTGGAAAGACAACGGCAACTGCAAAACTTGCCTTGCACCTAAAGGACAAAGGTAGAAAATCCCTTATGGTTGCTGCTGATGTTTACAGGCCAGCAGCAATCGATCAATTGATTGCTTTAGGGAAACAAATTAAGGTCGACGTGTTTAGTTTGGGAAAAGATTCCAAGCCAGAAGAAATAGCATCTTCAGCCTTAGAAAAAGCTTCCAAAGAAGGTTTTGACACCTTGATAGTAGATACAGCCGGAAGACTTCAAATCGATACGGACATGATGGACGAAATGGTTCGTATCAGAACTGCTGTCGAGCCAGATGAGGTTTTATTAGTTGTCGATTCAATGATCGGTCAAGAGGCAGCTGATTTGACTAGATCTTTTCATGAAAAAGTTGGAATAACCGGTGCTGTTCTTACAAAATTAGATGGTGATTCAAGAGGTGGGGCTGCCCTCTCTATTCGCAAAGTAAGTGGTCAGCCAATCAAATTTATAGGTACCGGTGAGAAAGTAGAAGCTTTGCAGCCATTTCATCCAGAAAGAATGGCTAGCAGGATCTTAGGAATGGGAGACGTTTTAACTCTGGTAGAGAAGGCACAGAAAGAAGTAGAGATAGCAGATGCAGAGCAAATGCAAAAGAAATTTCAGGAAGCAACTTTTGACTTTTCTGATTTTGTTAAACAGATGCGGCTGATTAAGAGAATGGGCTCTTTGGGGGGGTTGATGAAAATGATCCCAGGGATGAACAAAATTGATGATGGGATGATTAAAAGTGGTGAAGACCAATTGAAGCGAATTGAAGCAATGGTTGGATCAATGACTCCAGCGGAAAGAAACAAACCTGAATTATTAGCTGCGCAGCCTTCACGTAGAAGAAGGGTTGCTCTAGGGAGTGGTCATAGCCCTGGAGATGTAGATAAGGTTTTGAATGACTTTCAAAAAATGAGAGGTTTAATGAAGCAAATGGCTACTGGTGGAGGGATCCCTGGAATGGGGGGATTCCCTGGCGTTGGTGGGCCAGGTAGTGGGATGCCACCTAATCAATTCCCTGGAAGGTCTGGCAAGGGTTCGGCTGGTTCTTCACCTAGGAGACAGCGTCCGCATAAAAAAAAGAAAGGTTTTGGAGACTTATGA